GCAGGATGGGATCCGATTTTTACGAGTGGGCGGGTCAATGCAAGGCGTGCTGTGGAAGTTGCGTCTTTTGGCGCTGATGCGATTGCGCGCATTCACTCCCCGCGGAATGACTCTGGCGTGCGCGACGCATTCGTGATTTCGGGAACTGCTTCCGGCGCGGCGTTCAACAGCTATTCGCTGGAGTTTGGTGTAGGAGAGAATCCAACGAGTTGGCAGCCGGCGGCGAGCGGCAACCAGCGCGTCTTTAATAACATGCTTGGAACGATAACTGCGCCCCAGCGCGACACGGTATTGGTAGTCAGGTTGAAAGTCCGTGCCTCGAACGGCAACGAATCTGTGGACTTCGTGCATCTGTATGTGCAAAATGACGAACCAACCATTGACAGCCTTCGATCACGGCTTGTTCTGGATGCCGACGGGTATGCACAACAGATACTTGCTTGGACCAATCAATTCACGAGCGCAACATTGCTCATGACGAACGCGAGCGGTGATTCAATACGGGAAGACTTCGGCTATGTCAGCGACGCACACGTGGCAGTAATTTCCCAAGAGCGTTACAGAGGAGACTGGACTGCTACACTGCGTGTGACTAATCTCTTAGGTGAGTCGGCACTGTCAGCAGCTTTCCCGTATAGTTCTGTTCAAACCGGCATATTGCCGTTCCTGTATTCGCAAAGCCATACAACCGTGCCGCATGGGATTCTTGGACCCTTTACCAGTGACTACGATTGTGACACAAGACCAGAGCTCTGGGTATTGCCAGTAAATGAGAATTTGATAGTCGACACGCTTGAACCATACGAGTGGGGTGGCTCAACGTTCATTGAGACTGAAGATACCTATGGACCGCATATCCCGCAGGCTTGGGGCGACGCTGATGGCGACGGACTCTTCGAGATGGCCGCCCGCAGATTTGTCGAAACGCGCATATGGGAGCAAAGTGCACCGTGCGGAGCGCCGAGTAATATCGTACTTGAAACGTTTTCTGCTGACTCAGAGTTTGTCATAAGCAGATTTGTCAGAGTAGACTCAGCATCTGGGCGGGACGACATTCTTGCGCGCATTCGGACGAGTAGCGGTTCACGTATGGCACTATTCTCCGTTTCTCCAAACTACGCCGTAACACGCCGTGTCGTTCTTCCCAATACAACGACGGGTCAAAACAACATGGGTCCGCCCGGCTCAGCAGTCGGCGATTTGGATAGAGATGGGCTGCTTGACGTGATATATGGCGACTACGACGGTGACATCATATGGTGCGAATGGAATGGCTCGGAAGCTGTGCAAGTTTATTCGCTTCGACTGCGCCAAAATGATGCGACAAACTGGATGGCAATCGGGGACTTCGACGGAGACGGAGAACAAGAGCTAATCGCCGGATGCCGCTCCAACGCAGGTTATTCTTCAGAAAGTCAAAGACTGCTGCAGGGCTGGGACTATTACATCTTTGAGTCATTCCTTGACAATGAGTTAGCCGCCGTTGACAGCATTGCAATTCTCGGCAACGAAAATGTCTCTGTGAATCCCGCCTCGGTTCTGGCTTCTGATTTGAATAACGACGGTCGCGATGAAATCATTATCTCCTCTTATCCGGACCTGTATATCATTTCCTACAATGATCTGTCGGGGCGGTATGAGCCAGTCTGGCACGATCTGCCGTCAAAGTCCGGCGCAATGACGACAGTCGATCTGAACGGCAATGGCGTGAAGGAGCTAATAGCTTCAAACGGCACTGTTCAACTGCGAATAGAGAGCACGACAGCTGAAAGTGAAGCGCCTTTTCCTCCACGACTCTTCGCCGAACCCTTAAATGAATCCGAGATCCGCTTGTTCTGGACGCCTGTTCCGGGTGCGGTTCATTACGAAGTGTACCGCGCGTTGTCAGGCGAACAACTGCAATTCGCCCTTTCGACACAAACGTACGACGTTGTACTCCAGTCACAAATGGACGTTCTGAACGACTTCGCGGTCTTGACTTATGACACAGCTTTTCCCGTACCAACGAGTGCGTTTTCAAACCTGATCACGATTGCAAGCAACGCTCCGCCTCAGGTGGATGATGTGGTCGATTGGCCGACACCTACGACGATTGCGATTTCGTTCTCGGAGTCTATGGGACCGTCGATCTCTGTGCAAGGTAATTGGCGGCTGGAGGACGGAAGCATGCCTGCTGTAATCCTGGAAAGTGAGGCAGCGCGTAAAGTATACCTCTCTTTCGACACGCCATTGACACCCGGTGAACACGAGTTGACGATGCGGAACCTGCGGGACGCACAGGGAACCGCGCTACCGGAGAGTCAGCAGATTCTACGATTCGCTTTGACTGCCGATTCGACGGAGTTCTGTTATGTGCTAAGACACAGTCTCTCAGATGGCCCCGTTGGCAATCATGTTGAAATCGTGTTCTCAGAGGCAATGTCGTTGAGTGTGGAGGAGGTGCAGAACTACACGGTAATCGACGCACGGAGGCAAGGTCAGCCGTTTACTGCGCGAAGCGTCCGTTCGCTATCTGAGGATCGCTCACGAGTGGAAGTTGAGCTTGATCCACGTTATCCGGCAGGCTCTGTCGGAGTTCCTGTCCGCATTGAGCTGAGAAACATGGAAAGCACGAGAGGCAAGGAGTTGGCTCAAACCACATTGCTGATTGAAAGCGCGGCTGAGAATCTGGATGCCGCATATGTCTATCCCAATCCGTTTCGTCGCGTAGGCGCCGCAGGTTCAGACGGTGTTTATTTTGCGGGACTACCCATGGAAGCGACGATTCGCATTTTCACCTTAAGCGGCGTCCTCATCAAAACAATCGAGCATAAAGGGACGTCCGGTCATGCGTCATGGGATCTGCATACACAGGATGGCGACATGATTGCATCAGGTGTGTACCTGTACAAGATTGAAGCAAACGGATCCGAGAAGCTGGGTAAGCTTGCGGTGGCGAAGTGAGCAGGATATCCGTTGCATTAACTGGAGGCATTGGCTCCGGTAAGTCAACGGTCGGAACGATGCTGCGAAATCTCGGAGCGGAGGTCATCTCTGGAGATGAGCTTGGGCGAATTGTTCTTGAAAGTGAGCAAGACATTCAAGACGAGATTGTCAGAAGACTTGGTGCGGATGTACGCGACATTGACGGAACTTTCAATCGGCGGTTGATTGCCGCGCGCGTGTTCGCAAGTCGTGATGCGGCTGAGTGGTTGAAACAGATCACCTTCCCGGGAATCTATTCGAGGTGGCAGGCGGCGCGGTTCGCATCTCAAAGTCCAGTGATCGTATTCGATGCCGCACTAATCTTCGAGTGGGGGATAGAGGCGGAGTTCGATGAAGTGCTGGTCGTGCGTGCTCCGTTCGAGGAGATTATTGCATGGTCGCGCGGGCGATTCACTGAAGAAGATCTAATGCAGCGTTCCGCTTCACAAGTTGATACGGCTGACAAGGCTGCGCGTGCGACCTGCGTCATCGACAACGACGGATCGATCAAGGATCTTGAACTCAAGGTTATTGAATTCTGGAACACACATATACAACCACGGATCGCATGAAACGAAACCTGCTTTCACTCTTACTGGTCATTCTAACGTCTGGAATTGCCGGTGCTGCGGACTTCACGCTCGCTCAATTCCTGAACGTTCAGACGTCTCACCGTCCCAGTTTTCACCCGAACGGAACGGAAGTCAGCTTCATCTCTAACGTAAGCGGCGAACCGCAGGTATGGCGCGTCGTTGGCAGGCAGGGGACGCTTGTCCAAACAACCTTTGAGCCGGACGGGGTGGACGGAGCCTGGTGGTCCCCCGCGTCGCCCCAACACATGATCGTGTCTGCTTCGCGCGGAGGCAGCGAGCGCAGCAAGCTCTACATGATCAACCCCAACATGTCGCCCTTGATCCCGCTGACTCCCGTCGACGACAACGCCATCTACCGCTTCGGCTGCTGGTCGCCTGACGGATCCGCGTTCAGCTACTCTTCCAATGCTCGAAATGGCGTGGACTTCGATGTATTCGAGCATTTGATCACCGACTCCGCTCCCCGCTTGGTGTATGACGGCGGAGGTCACTTATCTTCCGCCTGCTACTCGCGCGACAACCGTTATCTGGTGATGGTCCGTGACCACTCGAATGTCAATTCGGATATTCTGCTCTACGACCGTGAATCCGGTACGACCAGACTCTTGACCGAGCATCAAGGCGTTGAGCATTTCCAGCTACCTCATTTCGACGATACGGGAACGAAGTTGATTGCGCTGAGCAATCGCGGCCGCGAATACGTCGGTGTCTGCACGATTGACATACACTCGTCTGAGATCACTTGGCTGGAGACGCCTGATGCCGACATCGACGTTCTTTCAGTGGCGCCGGACGGATTGAGCTACGCGTTCGCGCAGAATGATCGCGGATACTCCCGCTTCACGTTTGTGGATCTGCGGCGTGAAACTCGCGTCGGCGGCTATCGCTTCCCCGATGGCATCATTCGCGGATTGACGTATGCTCCCGACAGCAAGAAGATCGCGATTACCTTCGGGACGGCCGATCGGCCTTTTGATGTGTGGCTGTATGACGTTCGCGTGGATGTGCTCGCTCAGTTGACACACTCTGCGACGGGCGGCATTCCGCTCGATATGTTTGTCAAACCTGAACTGATTGAATACGAGACCTTCGACAAACGTAAGATTCCGGCGTTCTGGTATAAGCCTCGCAACGCAACCGGCAAACTTCCCGTCGTCATCGCTATTCACGGCGGCCCCGAGTCACAGGCGCGCCCCGACCTCTCGGGCTGGTTTCAGTATCTGCTCTATAACGGCTACGCGGTCCTCGAACCGAACGTGCGCGGATCCGCGGGCTTTGGCCGCACCTATCTGGAGCTTGACAATGTCCGCAAGCGGATGGACTCCGTCAAAGACATCGAGTACGCGGCCAAGTGGCTCGCCAAACAGAAGGACGTGGACAAGGACAAGATAGTTTTGTATGGAGGAAGCTACGGCGGCTTTATGGTGCTTGCCGGACTTACCAACTATCCGGACTTGTTTGCGGCGGGGATCGACGTCGTGGGAATCTCAAATTTCGTAACTTTCCTCGAGAATACCGGCAAGTATCGCAAAGCGCTGCGCGAAGCGGAATACGGTTCGCTCGAGCATGATCGCGAGTTTCTGGAATCGGTATCACCTCTCAATCATGTGGGCAAAATCAAAGCTCCGCTCTTCGTGATTCAGGGTGCCAACGACCCGCGCGTTCCGCAGTCGGAATCAGATCA
This region of bacterium genomic DNA includes:
- a CDS encoding S8 family serine peptidase, with amino-acid sequence MHRVAKPKSNSASLLILVLFLSISSSVCRAGHSPNELFVKVRGPVYRSSLDGALSSGSVLINELSTTQADASQPYGTFARLSADLEQVIRLSFRHEVDLQSLFTQLGNDPDVEWVAYNNQYRTVQALDEGYTPSDEYFNQQPWLRRISAPLAWEITRGSPSIIIGIIDTGIDHTHRDLRDNIWRNPGEIPDNGLDDDNNGFIDDVIGWDFVDAPSLPAGGDYLDRDNDPMDDFGHGTYVAGCAAASTDNGVCYASVGFGCRLMPLRAGNANGTLEEDDIAAAVLYGTANGARIINMSFGDVVASPFLREVVQIAHSHGVVLTASAGNANNDGIHYPSGFPEVISVGATDTLDRRASFSNYGPSVDIMAPGDYISSTILGGECGQWVFPSGTSYAAPIVAGVAGLVLSVDSTLQPDDVLDILRSTADDLGPAGWDPIFTSGRVNARRAVEVASFGADAIARIHSPRNDSGVRDAFVISGTASGAAFNSYSLEFGVGENPTSWQPAASGNQRVFNNMLGTITAPQRDTVLVVRLKVRASNGNESVDFVHLYVQNDEPTIDSLRSRLVLDADGYAQQILAWTNQFTSATLLMTNASGDSIREDFGYVSDAHVAVISQERYRGDWTATLRVTNLLGESALSAAFPYSSVQTGILPFLYSQSHTTVPHGILGPFTSDYDCDTRPELWVLPVNENLIVDTLEPYEWGGSTFIETEDTYGPHIPQAWGDADGDGLFEMAARRFVETRIWEQSAPCGAPSNIVLETFSADSEFVISRFVRVDSASGRDDILARIRTSSGSRMALFSVSPNYAVTRRVVLPNTTTGQNNMGPPGSAVGDLDRDGLLDVIYGDYDGDIIWCEWNGSEAVQVYSLRLRQNDATNWMAIGDFDGDGEQELIAGCRSNAGYSSESQRLLQGWDYYIFESFLDNELAAVDSIAILGNENVSVNPASVLASDLNNDGRDEIIISSYPDLYIISYNDLSGRYEPVWHDLPSKSGAMTTVDLNGNGVKELIASNGTVQLRIESTTAESEAPFPPRLFAEPLNESEIRLFWTPVPGAVHYEVYRALSGEQLQFALSTQTYDVVLQSQMDVLNDFAVLTYDTAFPVPTSAFSNLITIASNAPPQVDDVVDWPTPTTIAISFSESMGPSISVQGNWRLEDGSMPAVILESEAARKVYLSFDTPLTPGEHELTMRNLRDAQGTALPESQQILRFALTADSTEFCYVLRHSLSDGPVGNHVEIVFSEAMSLSVEEVQNYTVIDARRQGQPFTARSVRSLSEDRSRVEVELDPRYPAGSVGVPVRIELRNMESTRGKELAQTTLLIESAAENLDAAYVYPNPFRRVGAAGSDGVYFAGLPMEATIRIFTLSGVLIKTIEHKGTSGHASWDLHTQDGDMIASGVYLYKIEANGSEKLGKLAVAK
- a CDS encoding S9 family peptidase: MKRNLLSLLLVILTSGIAGAADFTLAQFLNVQTSHRPSFHPNGTEVSFISNVSGEPQVWRVVGRQGTLVQTTFEPDGVDGAWWSPASPQHMIVSASRGGSERSKLYMINPNMSPLIPLTPVDDNAIYRFGCWSPDGSAFSYSSNARNGVDFDVFEHLITDSAPRLVYDGGGHLSSACYSRDNRYLVMVRDHSNVNSDILLYDRESGTTRLLTEHQGVEHFQLPHFDDTGTKLIALSNRGREYVGVCTIDIHSSEITWLETPDADIDVLSVAPDGLSYAFAQNDRGYSRFTFVDLRRETRVGGYRFPDGIIRGLTYAPDSKKIAITFGTADRPFDVWLYDVRVDVLAQLTHSATGGIPLDMFVKPELIEYETFDKRKIPAFWYKPRNATGKLPVVIAIHGGPESQARPDLSGWFQYLLYNGYAVLEPNVRGSAGFGRTYLELDNVRKRMDSVKDIEYAAKWLAKQKDVDKDKIVLYGGSYGGFMVLAGLTNYPDLFAAGIDVVGISNFVTFLENTGKYRKALREAEYGSLEHDREFLESVSPLNHVGKIKAPLFVIQGANDPRVPQSESDQMVEAIRARGGIVEYLVYPDEGHGLSKTENRLDAFQRAVEFLKTHVTK
- the coaE gene encoding dephospho-CoA kinase (Dephospho-CoA kinase (CoaE) performs the final step in coenzyme A biosynthesis.), whose translation is MSRISVALTGGIGSGKSTVGTMLRNLGAEVISGDELGRIVLESEQDIQDEIVRRLGADVRDIDGTFNRRLIAARVFASRDAAEWLKQITFPGIYSRWQAARFASQSPVIVFDAALIFEWGIEAEFDEVLVVRAPFEEIIAWSRGRFTEEDLMQRSASQVDTADKAARATCVIDNDGSIKDLELKVIEFWNTHIQPRIA